A single window of Granulicella mallensis MP5ACTX8 DNA harbors:
- a CDS encoding FixH family protein, with protein sequence MNKYVLRTSLIWLLIFAIVLSVMAYRSHLRTQPTTSSEGIQPIASGPSPQPAMAQTENGMAMSSQKMEAPLAPVQLSTEQLQSIGVRTGTVEYKQLSDDIRATGTVDIDERLLSYVQVRFPGYIRRVFADATYQYVRKGEPLFTIYSPDLVATQQEYLLARQNQKAMSASSVEGVASGAASLSSAAEQRLQQWDIPQSEIAKLKETGKAISDLTIDAPASGYITERNALPNMYVEPSTRLYTVADLSRVWVNAQVFQNDIGRLKPGDRAAITVDAYPDRTFSGRIEDILPQVDMTTRTVRVRLAISNPGVKLKPGMFVNVDLKSALGRQLTVPASAVFQTGTRQVVFLDHGNGSLEPKDVVLGPRVGDDIAVLKGLEAHQQIVTSDNFLLDSESQLQAAAGTYTPPPSNMGNTTQQASTVNVDFTTDPNPAHRGSNTFRVKLTDAHNHPLTGADVSVTFFMPSMPAMGMAAMNATTRLLPKGAGLYEGQGSLDTGGTWQVTVTVQQNGQTIATKQLHVNAEGGM encoded by the coding sequence ATGAACAAGTACGTCCTGCGCACCTCTCTTATCTGGCTCTTGATCTTCGCCATCGTCCTCAGCGTCATGGCCTATCGCTCCCATCTACGGACACAACCCACAACCTCCTCTGAGGGCATTCAGCCGATCGCATCCGGCCCGTCGCCGCAGCCTGCGATGGCACAGACAGAGAACGGCATGGCCATGTCTTCGCAGAAGATGGAAGCACCGCTGGCCCCCGTGCAGCTCAGCACCGAACAACTGCAAAGCATCGGCGTGAGGACCGGCACCGTCGAGTACAAACAACTCAGCGACGACATCCGGGCAACCGGCACCGTGGATATCGACGAGCGGCTTCTCTCCTATGTGCAGGTGCGCTTTCCGGGCTACATCCGCAGGGTCTTTGCCGATGCCACCTACCAATACGTGAGAAAGGGCGAGCCGCTCTTCACCATCTACAGTCCCGACCTTGTCGCCACACAGCAGGAGTATCTGCTGGCCCGCCAGAACCAGAAGGCCATGAGTGCCAGCAGCGTTGAGGGCGTGGCTTCTGGAGCGGCCTCTCTCTCCTCTGCCGCGGAACAACGGTTGCAACAATGGGATATTCCGCAAAGCGAGATCGCGAAGCTGAAAGAGACCGGCAAGGCCATCTCCGATCTGACGATCGACGCGCCGGCGTCCGGGTACATCACGGAGCGCAACGCCTTACCCAACATGTACGTCGAGCCAAGCACACGCCTGTACACCGTGGCCGATCTGTCGCGCGTCTGGGTAAACGCGCAGGTGTTTCAAAACGATATCGGCAGGCTGAAGCCCGGGGATCGTGCCGCAATCACAGTCGATGCTTACCCTGACCGAACCTTTTCGGGGCGCATTGAAGACATCCTTCCCCAGGTCGACATGACGACGCGCACCGTGCGGGTGCGGCTTGCGATCAGCAATCCAGGTGTCAAGCTCAAGCCGGGGATGTTCGTGAATGTGGATTTGAAATCGGCACTAGGACGGCAGCTTACGGTTCCCGCCTCCGCCGTCTTTCAGACCGGCACACGACAGGTCGTCTTTCTCGATCACGGGAATGGAAGCCTGGAACCGAAGGATGTCGTTCTCGGGCCGCGCGTAGGGGATGACATTGCTGTCCTCAAAGGACTGGAAGCGCATCAGCAGATCGTCACCTCGGACAACTTCCTCCTTGATTCTGAGAGTCAGCTACAGGCGGCTGCAGGAACCTACACTCCACCGCCATCGAACATGGGCAATACAACGCAGCAGGCTTCAACGGTGAACGTCGACTTCACCACTGATCCGAACCCAGCACACAGAGGGTCCAACACGTTTCGCGTGAAACTCACGGATGCCCATAACCACCCGCTCACCGGAGCGGATGTCAGCGTGACCTTCTTCATGCCTTCGATGCCTGCCATGGGCATGGCGGCGATGAATGCGACCACCAGGCTTCTGCCAAAGGGCGCTGGACTGTATGAAGGCCAGGGCAGTCTTGACACCGGCGGAACATGGCAGGTCACGGTCACCGTGCAGCAGAACGGACAAACCATCGCCACAAAACAACTGCATGTAAACGCAGAAGGAGGGATGTAA
- a CDS encoding efflux RND transporter permease subunit translates to MLSKIIDLCARNRFLVFACVLLLTFAGIWSLRHVPLDALPDISDVQVIVHTSWEGEPPDVIEDQVTYPIVTSLLAAPHVKAVRAQTMFGDSYVYVVFEDGTDLYWARSRVVEYLQQISGRLPADVHPAIGPDATGAGWVFEYAIVDKSGTHSLADLRSLQDWHLRYALETVPGVSEVASIGGYVRQYQVRLDPNKLLAYNIPLSTVIDRVKASTSEVGGRALDLSGAQYMIRGLGYLRSLNDLETVAVGSKNGTPVLLRDLGSVAFGPDIREGVAEWNGDGETVGGIVVMRQGMNALNVIQGVKQKLREIAPSLPAGVQIVAGYDRAGLIQDSIATLQRDLLEEAVIVSLVIIVFLFHFRSALIAIIALPIAVLVSFIPIYFLGVSANIMSLGGLALAIGVLVDAAIVMVENGYRHLSERQQSDSTPISEPERREILINSAKQVGPALFFSLLIIVVSFLPVFLLEAQEGRMFRPLAWTKTLAVGSSSILAITLVPVLMVLLIRGKLRPENANPISRVTQALYLPILRFCLKYRKLTIGLNLIFLVATLPVAFKLGSQFMPPLFEGSALYMPTALPGIAIEQAKTLLQKQDAILRTFPEVASVFGAVGRSDSATDNAPLDMYDTTIMLKPREQWRPGMTYEKLIQEMDAKVQFPGLANTWTSPVENRLDMELTGIKTPLGLKVQGPNVDGIEQLAARMQSVLSAMPQVRSVFAERISQGFYVNVEANREEAARYGLSVADIQTAVASGIGGQNIAENIEGRERYPINVRYSQDFRDSVDRMRSVLIATPSGAQIPLGQVARISFSHGPAMIRDEDGQLTGYVYIDLKDSNYGGFVEAATRKLHSQIALPASYGFKWSGEYEFELRAKQRLKLILPIVFFLIFLLLYMVFHSVAEAVVLIVPTIYAMTGGLLLQWLLGYNFSVAVWVGYIALFGIAVETGVVMVVYLHEALEHRLLQGTTLTNADIEAAAIEGAVHRLRPKLMTVIAVLASLVPILWESGIGSDVMKPIAAPIVGGMITSTIHVLILVPVFFVMMKERALRKGHLHAEKETGHPVQPSIQGDL, encoded by the coding sequence GTGCTCTCCAAAATTATCGATCTTTGCGCGCGCAATCGCTTTCTCGTCTTTGCCTGTGTTCTGTTGCTCACGTTCGCAGGCATCTGGTCGCTTCGACACGTTCCGCTCGATGCGCTGCCCGACATCTCGGACGTGCAGGTGATCGTTCATACCAGCTGGGAGGGCGAGCCACCGGATGTCATCGAAGACCAGGTGACCTATCCGATTGTGACGAGCCTGCTGGCTGCGCCTCACGTCAAAGCAGTCCGTGCGCAGACCATGTTCGGCGACTCCTACGTCTATGTCGTCTTTGAAGATGGCACCGACTTATATTGGGCGCGTTCCCGCGTCGTCGAATATCTCCAGCAGATCAGCGGCCGCTTGCCCGCTGACGTCCATCCGGCTATCGGTCCCGATGCAACCGGCGCAGGTTGGGTCTTCGAGTATGCCATCGTGGACAAGAGCGGAACGCACAGTCTTGCCGATCTGCGCAGCCTGCAGGACTGGCATCTGCGTTACGCGCTGGAGACAGTGCCTGGCGTCTCTGAAGTAGCCAGCATCGGCGGCTATGTGCGCCAGTACCAGGTCCGTCTCGACCCCAATAAGCTGCTGGCCTACAACATCCCGCTCTCTACCGTGATCGACCGTGTAAAGGCCAGCACCAGCGAGGTGGGCGGCAGGGCGCTGGATCTGAGCGGAGCACAGTACATGATCCGCGGCCTCGGCTACCTGCGTTCGCTGAACGACCTTGAAACAGTAGCAGTCGGCAGCAAGAACGGCACCCCCGTATTGCTGCGCGATCTCGGCAGCGTGGCCTTCGGTCCGGATATCCGAGAGGGTGTCGCGGAGTGGAACGGGGATGGCGAGACCGTCGGCGGCATTGTGGTCATGCGTCAGGGGATGAACGCGCTCAATGTCATCCAAGGAGTGAAACAGAAGCTCCGCGAGATCGCCCCTTCGCTTCCGGCGGGTGTCCAGATTGTCGCGGGGTACGACCGTGCGGGATTGATTCAGGATTCGATTGCCACGCTTCAACGCGACCTGCTGGAAGAAGCAGTTATCGTAAGCCTGGTCATCATCGTCTTCCTGTTCCACTTCCGTTCAGCGTTGATCGCAATTATCGCCTTGCCCATTGCGGTCCTGGTCTCTTTCATCCCGATCTACTTCCTCGGTGTCAGCGCCAACATCATGTCTCTCGGAGGCCTGGCACTCGCGATCGGAGTGCTGGTCGATGCGGCGATCGTCATGGTCGAGAATGGCTATCGTCACTTGTCGGAGCGGCAGCAGTCGGACAGCACACCGATCTCCGAGCCGGAGCGCCGCGAAATTCTCATCAACTCCGCCAAGCAGGTGGGCCCGGCGCTCTTCTTCTCGCTGCTCATCATCGTGGTCTCCTTCCTTCCTGTCTTTCTGCTTGAAGCCCAGGAGGGGCGCATGTTTCGCCCTCTTGCCTGGACGAAGACCCTGGCCGTAGGTTCCTCTTCCATTCTTGCCATCACCCTGGTCCCGGTATTGATGGTGCTGCTCATTCGCGGAAAACTGCGGCCGGAAAATGCCAATCCCATCTCGCGCGTTACGCAGGCCCTCTATCTGCCGATCCTTCGCTTCTGCTTGAAGTATCGCAAACTGACCATCGGACTCAACCTCATCTTTCTGGTTGCGACTTTGCCTGTCGCGTTCAAGCTGGGCAGCCAGTTCATGCCTCCACTCTTTGAGGGCTCCGCGCTCTACATGCCGACAGCACTTCCCGGCATCGCTATCGAGCAGGCGAAGACATTGCTGCAAAAACAGGATGCAATCCTACGCACCTTCCCGGAGGTAGCCAGCGTCTTCGGCGCAGTCGGACGTTCGGACAGCGCGACAGATAACGCGCCGCTCGACATGTACGACACCACCATCATGCTCAAGCCGCGCGAGCAGTGGCGTCCCGGCATGACCTACGAAAAGCTCATTCAAGAGATGGATGCGAAGGTGCAGTTTCCCGGCCTCGCAAACACCTGGACAAGCCCTGTCGAGAACCGACTGGATATGGAACTGACAGGCATCAAGACTCCCCTGGGGCTCAAGGTCCAGGGCCCAAACGTCGACGGCATAGAACAACTCGCCGCACGGATGCAGAGCGTTCTCTCGGCGATGCCGCAGGTACGGTCGGTCTTCGCGGAACGGATCTCGCAAGGCTTTTACGTCAACGTGGAAGCGAACCGTGAAGAGGCCGCGCGCTATGGCCTCAGTGTCGCCGATATTCAAACAGCCGTAGCCTCCGGGATCGGCGGACAAAACATTGCAGAGAACATCGAAGGGCGTGAGCGCTACCCCATCAACGTCCGTTATTCACAGGACTTCCGGGACAGCGTAGACCGTATGCGCAGTGTCTTGATCGCGACTCCTTCAGGGGCGCAGATTCCACTCGGCCAGGTAGCGCGCATCTCGTTCTCGCACGGCCCGGCCATGATCCGTGACGAAGACGGCCAGCTCACCGGGTATGTGTACATCGACCTCAAAGACAGCAACTACGGTGGTTTCGTCGAAGCTGCGACGCGGAAGCTGCACAGCCAGATTGCACTGCCGGCGAGTTATGGCTTCAAGTGGTCGGGAGAGTATGAGTTCGAGCTGCGCGCGAAACAACGGCTCAAGCTCATCCTGCCCATCGTCTTCTTCCTCATCTTCCTGCTGCTCTACATGGTCTTTCATTCCGTCGCCGAGGCAGTGGTGCTGATCGTTCCGACGATCTACGCGATGACCGGAGGTCTGCTGCTGCAATGGCTGCTCGGCTACAACTTCAGCGTCGCGGTATGGGTCGGGTATATCGCGCTGTTTGGCATCGCGGTTGAAACAGGGGTCGTCATGGTGGTCTATCTCCACGAGGCCCTGGAACATCGTTTGCTGCAAGGCACGACGCTGACAAACGCCGACATAGAGGCTGCGGCGATCGAAGGGGCCGTCCACCGGCTGCGTCCCAAGTTGATGACGGTCATAGCCGTGCTCGCCAGCCTCGTTCCCATCCTTTGGGAGTCCGGCATCGGCTCTGACGTCATGAAGCCCATCGCCGCACCTATCGTGGGGGGCATGATTACTTCCACCATTCACGTCCTGATCCTTGTGCCCGTCTTCTTTGTGATGATGAAGGAGCGAGCCTTGCGCAAAGGACATCTCCATGCAGAGAAGGAAACCGGGCATCCAGTTCAACCCTCCATTCAAGGAGACCTCTAA
- the infC gene encoding translation initiation factor IF-3, whose protein sequence is MRTNERIRAREVRVIDENGEQLGVMAPFEALKMAREKSLDLVEISPNAVPPVCKIQDYGKYLYEKDKSDRAARKKQKVIVIKEVKFSVTVDEHDYQTKKNQAVRFLGDGDKVKASLRFKGRQMAHRDLGYKIINRLIMDIGEAGTVEFMPRMEGTTLHAILAPSKKAEPKAEAAPAPPRPPKPEAPAATAPTPVAS, encoded by the coding sequence ATCCGCACCAATGAACGTATCCGTGCCCGCGAAGTCCGCGTGATCGACGAGAACGGCGAACAGCTTGGCGTCATGGCCCCCTTTGAGGCCCTGAAGATGGCTCGCGAGAAGTCTCTCGATCTCGTCGAGATCTCGCCGAACGCCGTCCCTCCCGTCTGCAAGATCCAGGACTACGGCAAGTACCTGTACGAGAAGGACAAGAGCGACCGTGCTGCGCGCAAGAAGCAGAAGGTCATCGTCATTAAGGAAGTCAAGTTCTCGGTCACCGTCGACGAGCACGACTACCAGACCAAGAAGAACCAGGCTGTGCGCTTCCTCGGCGACGGCGACAAGGTCAAGGCCAGTCTGCGCTTCAAGGGCCGCCAGATGGCACATCGCGACCTCGGCTACAAGATCATCAATCGCCTCATCATGGATATCGGTGAGGCCGGCACGGTAGAGTTCATGCCCCGCATGGAAGGCACCACGTTGCACGCCATCCTCGCGCCCAGCAAGAAGGCCGAGCCGAAGGCGGAAGCTGCCCCTGCACCACCCCGGCCGCCCAAGCCGGAAGCCCCTGCGGCTACGGCTCCCACTCCTGTGGCTTCGTAA
- a CDS encoding S41 family peptidase — MRRIVFAPLLCLLALFALPQVHAQAPHLLRAPSISETQIAFRYADDIWLVSRDGGAARRLTSTSNITDGPFFSPDGNTIAYSATAAGNTDIYTIPATGGAPKRITYRPGGNYVTGWTPDGHDLLMQSMQNAVRVYFQLYRVHADGSGLPERLPLPSAWYGTLSPDGSHLAYNPWLQWQEESWKRYRGGQTQPVWIVDLKTLDRIKIPRENSNDRYPLWLGDSVYFLSDRNGPTSLFRYDVKSKEVKQLVENHGFELKTLAGRGNTLVYEQFGTIHLYDLTGGADHLVNISLDGDLPSLVPHLAKISSGEIQNADISPTGVRAVFEAHGDIFTVPAEKGDVRNLTNSSGSAERAPAWSPDGKRIAYFSDATGEYKLYLRDQDGLSAPKVIDLGPDPTYYYSPTWSPDSKRIVFSDKRLNLWYVNVDPALGPAKPIKVDTDLREGFGPAGFSASFSPDSQWILYARSLPSLEDAAFLYSIATGKTTQITDGMSHVTNPVFDKSGKYLYFTASTDIGPAIDGFGLGSLNRTATASVYIAVLSKDEKSPIPPESDDEKSKADDDKKPAPDQAGKSDEKKDAAKDSDKKDDKDKDKDKKDKPTPPTKIDLDGIQQRILALPIPARNYVTLVTGKEGVILLGEGNAAANPSAGNGIMRSVWRFTLETRKTEDVLHDSTAIATSFDGEKALYMKGSGWFIAKVSDLNPGAADGTPGKGLNLDGMTAKIDPRAEWRQMYAETWRIEREFFYDPGFHGLNLKKISDRYAPYLDGLSCRNDLTYLQKEMLGEITVGHMFIGGPHTDNDAPKSGLLGADYAVDHDRYKFAHIVNGGNWNPKMYSPLTQPGVNVHEGDYLLAVNGTPLHATDNLYAAFEGLAGKQTTITVGSNPEGAGSRDVLVVPVASEGEMRFHAWIEENIRRTNELSNGQIAYVYLPNTAGEGFDSFNRYFFAQTEKKAVIVDERYNQGGDIADYVIDVLKRTPMLNYESRQGLHTTEPTGAIYGPKAMLINQNAGSGGDAMPWLFRQAKLGPLVGTRTWGGLVGIGGYPPLLDGGSITAPRTALYGLHGVFEIENHGVAPDVEVEDDPKLVAAGHDPQLEKAVSILLDELKQNPPPQFVTPPYPDYHQNDGLGGK; from the coding sequence ATGCGCCGAATCGTATTCGCTCCGCTTCTATGCCTTCTCGCCTTGTTCGCGCTTCCGCAGGTACACGCGCAAGCGCCTCACCTTCTGCGTGCGCCTTCGATCTCCGAGACGCAGATTGCCTTTCGCTACGCCGATGACATCTGGCTGGTCTCTCGCGACGGAGGCGCCGCGCGGCGGCTGACCTCGACGTCCAACATCACCGACGGCCCGTTCTTTTCGCCCGACGGCAACACCATCGCCTACTCCGCCACCGCCGCAGGCAACACAGACATCTACACGATCCCGGCAACCGGCGGCGCGCCGAAGCGCATCACCTATCGCCCCGGCGGTAACTACGTCACGGGCTGGACGCCCGACGGCCATGACCTGCTTATGCAGAGCATGCAGAACGCCGTTCGCGTCTACTTCCAGCTCTATCGCGTACACGCCGATGGCAGCGGCCTGCCCGAGCGCCTGCCGCTGCCCTCCGCCTGGTACGGCACGCTGTCTCCCGATGGCTCGCACCTCGCCTACAACCCCTGGCTGCAGTGGCAGGAGGAGTCGTGGAAGCGCTATCGCGGTGGGCAGACACAGCCCGTCTGGATCGTCGACCTGAAGACGCTCGACCGGATCAAGATTCCGCGTGAGAACTCCAACGACCGTTATCCCCTGTGGCTCGGCGACTCGGTCTACTTCCTCTCCGATCGCAACGGCCCCACCTCGCTCTTCCGTTACGACGTAAAGAGCAAAGAGGTGAAGCAACTCGTCGAGAACCACGGCTTCGAACTCAAGACTCTCGCTGGCCGCGGCAACACACTCGTCTACGAGCAGTTCGGCACGATCCACCTTTACGATCTGACCGGCGGCGCGGATCACCTCGTCAACATCTCGCTCGACGGCGATCTGCCCTCGCTCGTGCCGCACCTGGCCAAGATCAGCAGTGGCGAAATCCAGAACGCGGACATCTCGCCTACCGGCGTACGCGCCGTGTTTGAAGCCCACGGCGACATCTTCACCGTGCCTGCTGAGAAGGGCGACGTGCGCAACCTCACCAACAGCTCAGGCTCCGCTGAGCGCGCTCCCGCGTGGTCGCCCGACGGCAAACGCATCGCCTACTTCTCCGATGCCACCGGCGAGTACAAGCTCTACCTGCGCGACCAGGACGGGCTCTCCGCACCGAAGGTCATCGACCTCGGTCCGGACCCCACGTACTACTACTCGCCAACATGGTCACCCGACTCCAAACGCATCGTCTTCTCCGACAAGCGGCTGAACCTCTGGTACGTCAACGTCGATCCCGCACTAGGTCCCGCGAAACCCATCAAGGTCGACACCGACCTGCGCGAAGGCTTTGGCCCTGCCGGTTTCAGTGCGAGCTTTTCACCCGACAGCCAGTGGATTCTGTACGCGCGCTCTCTGCCAAGCCTGGAGGACGCGGCGTTTCTCTACTCCATCGCAACGGGTAAGACCACGCAGATCACCGATGGCATGAGCCACGTCACCAACCCGGTCTTCGACAAGAGCGGAAAGTATCTCTACTTCACCGCGAGTACCGATATCGGCCCGGCAATCGATGGCTTTGGCCTGGGCAGCCTCAACCGCACGGCAACAGCCAGCGTCTACATCGCGGTGCTGTCGAAGGATGAGAAATCGCCCATCCCACCGGAGAGCGACGACGAGAAGAGCAAGGCCGATGATGACAAGAAGCCGGCCCCGGATCAAGCCGGTAAATCCGACGAAAAGAAGGACGCGGCAAAGGACAGCGACAAGAAGGACGACAAGGACAAAGACAAAGACAAGAAAGACAAACCCACACCACCGACGAAGATCGACCTAGACGGCATTCAGCAGCGCATTCTCGCGCTGCCGATACCGGCTCGCAACTACGTCACGCTAGTCACCGGCAAAGAAGGCGTCATCCTTCTCGGCGAGGGCAACGCCGCGGCGAACCCTTCGGCAGGAAATGGCATAATGCGTTCGGTATGGCGCTTCACACTGGAGACGCGTAAGACCGAGGACGTGCTGCACGACTCCACGGCCATCGCAACTTCCTTCGACGGCGAGAAGGCGCTCTACATGAAGGGGTCCGGCTGGTTCATCGCCAAGGTGAGCGACCTGAATCCCGGTGCAGCCGATGGAACGCCTGGCAAGGGACTCAACCTGGACGGCATGACCGCGAAGATCGACCCGCGTGCGGAGTGGCGCCAGATGTATGCGGAAACCTGGAGGATCGAGCGGGAGTTCTTCTACGACCCCGGCTTCCACGGTCTCAACCTGAAGAAGATCAGCGACAGGTATGCGCCGTATCTCGACGGGCTTAGCTGCCGCAACGATCTCACCTACCTGCAAAAGGAGATGCTCGGCGAGATCACCGTCGGCCACATGTTCATCGGCGGCCCACACACCGACAACGACGCGCCGAAGTCCGGCCTGCTCGGCGCGGACTATGCCGTAGATCACGACCGCTACAAGTTTGCGCACATCGTCAACGGCGGCAACTGGAACCCGAAGATGTACTCACCGCTCACCCAGCCGGGCGTCAACGTGCATGAGGGCGACTACCTGCTCGCGGTCAACGGCACGCCGCTGCACGCGACGGACAACCTGTACGCGGCCTTCGAAGGTCTGGCCGGCAAGCAGACCACCATCACGGTCGGCTCCAATCCCGAGGGCGCCGGTTCGCGCGACGTGCTGGTCGTGCCCGTCGCCAGCGAAGGCGAGATGCGTTTCCATGCCTGGATCGAAGAGAACATCCGCCGCACCAATGAGCTCTCCAACGGACAGATCGCGTATGTCTATCTGCCCAACACGGCGGGCGAGGGCTTCGACAGCTTCAACCGCTACTTCTTCGCGCAGACCGAAAAAAAAGCTGTCATCGTCGACGAGCGCTACAACCAGGGCGGCGATATTGCTGACTACGTCATCGACGTGTTGAAGCGGACGCCGATGCTCAACTACGAGTCTCGCCAGGGCCTGCACACAACCGAGCCCACCGGCGCGATCTACGGGCCCAAGGCGATGCTGATCAACCAGAACGCCGGCTCCGGCGGTGACGCGATGCCCTGGCTCTTCCGCCAGGCCAAGCTCGGTCCGCTGGTAGGCACGCGGACCTGGGGCGGACTGGTAGGCATCGGCGGCTATCCTCCGCTGCTGGATGGAGGCAGCATTACAGCGCCGCGCACCGCGCTCTACGGCCTGCACGGCGTGTTCGAGATCGAGAACCACGGCGTCGCCCCCGACGTGGAAGTGGAAGACGATCCGAAGCTCGTGGCTGCCGGTCATGATCCGCAACTGGAGAAGGCTGTTTCTATTCTTCTCGACGAGTTGAAGCAGAATCCTCCACCGCAGTTTGTGACTCCTCCGTATCCCGACTATCACCAGAACGATGGTCTGGGCGGGAAGTAG
- a CDS encoding NADH:flavin oxidoreductase/NADH oxidase — translation MSTAIPAPDHLFAPLQQRSITLPNRIACSPMCEYSSIDGFASEWHLVHLGSRAVGGAGVILTEAAAVSPEGRITAQDLGIWDDKHIVELRRITDFLREQGSVPGIQLAHAGRKASTLVPWEGHRAASLAEGGWENVVGPSAERYSDVYPLPQALDRAGMDKIVADFASATKRSVAAGFLIAEVHAAHGYLGHEFLSPLSNKRTDEYGGSLANRARFPLEIIRAVRANFPEELPVWVRLSVTDWVEGGLTVEDAIEFAKLVKSEGIDLIDVSSGGNDPRQQIPVGPGYQVAFAERVRREVGIATGAVGMITDPAQADQIIRTGQADLVLLARELLRDPYWPIHAADALQRPAIWPKQYERAALGKVERRQPLAGVGEAGKGKGAA, via the coding sequence ATGTCGACCGCGATTCCCGCTCCTGATCATCTCTTTGCGCCTCTGCAGCAGCGCAGTATTACGCTGCCTAACCGCATCGCCTGCTCGCCGATGTGCGAGTACAGTTCGATCGACGGCTTCGCCTCAGAGTGGCATCTCGTTCATCTCGGCAGCCGTGCAGTGGGTGGGGCAGGCGTGATCCTTACGGAGGCCGCAGCGGTGAGCCCCGAGGGCCGCATCACCGCCCAGGACCTCGGTATTTGGGACGACAAACACATCGTGGAACTCCGCCGCATCACTGACTTCCTGCGGGAGCAGGGAAGCGTTCCGGGTATTCAACTCGCACACGCCGGGCGCAAGGCCAGCACTCTGGTGCCCTGGGAGGGGCATCGGGCGGCTTCGTTGGCCGAAGGCGGATGGGAGAATGTCGTCGGGCCTTCGGCAGAGCGCTATTCAGACGTCTATCCTCTTCCGCAAGCGTTGGATCGTGCCGGGATGGACAAGATCGTCGCCGACTTCGCCTCCGCAACGAAGCGTTCGGTTGCGGCGGGTTTTCTGATTGCAGAGGTCCACGCGGCGCATGGCTACCTGGGGCATGAGTTTCTTTCGCCGCTCTCCAATAAGCGCACCGACGAGTACGGCGGCAGCCTCGCCAACCGCGCGCGCTTTCCGCTGGAGATCATTCGTGCCGTGCGGGCGAACTTTCCGGAGGAACTGCCGGTCTGGGTACGGCTCTCCGTCACCGACTGGGTCGAAGGCGGTTTGACTGTAGAGGATGCGATCGAATTCGCAAAGCTGGTAAAGTCTGAGGGCATCGACCTGATCGATGTCTCGTCGGGCGGCAACGACCCACGCCAGCAGATTCCTGTGGGACCTGGCTACCAGGTGGCCTTTGCGGAGCGCGTCCGCCGCGAGGTGGGCATCGCCACCGGCGCGGTTGGAATGATTACCGATCCCGCCCAGGCGGACCAGATCATTCGTACCGGGCAGGCCGATCTTGTGCTGTTGGCACGAGAGTTGCTACGCGATCCGTACTGGCCGATCCACGCGGCGGATGCGCTGCAGCGTCCTGCGATCTGGCCGAAGCAGTATGAGCGTGCAGCGCTGGGCAAGGTGGAGCGCAGGCAGCCGCTGGCAGGAGTCGGAGAAGCGGGCAAAGGGAAGGGCGCAGCTTAA
- a CDS encoding alpha/beta hydrolase translates to MRKALALLIFVVLLHGTTPAQRPHHERSEAPAAAPCFDPGDRNDIRLWDGTAPGATGSDPCRDIPFLRMFPAAGGQSAASPAIIVMPGGGYDRLSDAKEQTPVGEYFSRQLHAVTFVLYYRLVQTDGTYRYPVPMWDGQRALKLVRYRARQWGVDPNRVMIFGFSAGGHLASTLALHSASDFDLPVHDAVDSTNARPDLLGLGYPVISMDPQQYAAKSSHDHLLYGYRGKELDHLQRYLSGQDNVTPHTPPVFLFESMDDARISPMNSVLFAQALHAANVQVEAKFFQHGVHGAGLATDIPEESAWPGLFQQWLEGQHFLR, encoded by the coding sequence ATGCGCAAGGCCCTTGCTTTATTGATCTTTGTCGTCCTGCTCCATGGAACGACCCCGGCCCAGAGACCTCATCACGAGCGTTCCGAGGCCCCGGCGGCCGCACCCTGCTTTGATCCGGGCGACCGTAACGACATTCGCTTGTGGGACGGCACGGCGCCCGGTGCGACAGGCAGCGACCCTTGCCGAGACATCCCTTTTCTACGGATGTTTCCTGCGGCCGGAGGGCAATCTGCAGCCAGCCCAGCCATTATCGTGATGCCGGGCGGCGGCTATGACCGGCTCTCCGATGCGAAGGAGCAGACACCGGTAGGCGAGTACTTCTCCCGCCAGCTGCACGCGGTCACCTTCGTGCTGTACTACCGCTTGGTGCAGACGGACGGCACGTATCGCTACCCTGTGCCGATGTGGGATGGGCAGCGCGCGTTGAAGCTGGTGCGGTATCGCGCACGGCAGTGGGGCGTAGACCCGAACCGGGTGATGATCTTTGGCTTCTCCGCGGGTGGGCACTTGGCGAGCACGCTGGCTCTGCACAGCGCTTCGGATTTCGACCTGCCCGTACACGATGCGGTAGACAGCACGAATGCCCGGCCCGATCTGCTGGGATTGGGGTATCCGGTGATCTCGATGGACCCGCAGCAATATGCGGCGAAGAGTTCTCACGATCACCTGTTGTACGGCTATCGGGGCAAGGAGCTCGACCACCTGCAGCGCTATCTCTCCGGGCAGGACAACGTGACACCGCACACGCCTCCGGTGTTCCTGTTTGAGAGCATGGACGATGCGCGAATTAGCCCCATGAACAGCGTGCTCTTCGCGCAGGCGCTGCATGCGGCCAATGTGCAGGTAGAGGCGAAGTTCTTTCAGCATGGAGTGCATGGAGCGGGTCTGGCGACGGATATTCCGGAGGAATCGGCGTGGCCGGGGTTATTCCAGCAGTGGCTGGAAGGGCAGCACTTTCTGCGCTAG